The following are encoded together in the Planctomycetota bacterium genome:
- the hutU gene encoding urocanate hydratase, protein MSTFNKPSATTRTIRAPRGNQRVCNSWAAEAAMRMLMNNLDAEVAERPQDLVVYGGRGQAARNWECFDAIIAALKSLAVDETLLVQSGKPVGIVRTQVNAPRVLIANSNLVPHWATQEHFDDLAGRGLMMFGQMTAGSWIYIGTQGILQGTFETYAECARQHFGGTLKGTLNVTAGCGGMGGAQPLAITMNEGTCLLADVCIERLEKRKHDRYLDEIFTDLDKAIDRAVELKKAKQAISVGVLANAVDLLSRLNARKIIPETLTDQTSAHDPLAGYYPHGMTRKDADSLRTRDPAEYVRRSTASMKEHVRLMVEFSRAGSKTFDYGNNIRQRAHDAGLADAFAFPGFVPAYIRPQFCTGRGPFRWVALSGDPADIRATDEAVLKLFPKDETLARWIRMAQERVAFQGLPARICWLGLGERHKAGLRFNEMVASGEVKAPIVIGRDHLDCGSVASPNRETEAMLDGSDAVSDWPLLNFAVNIASGASWTSFHHGGGVGIGFSQHAGQVVVADGTPLAAQQLERVLTNDPMMGVFRHVDAGYELAKECAAKLGVQIPMDR, encoded by the coding sequence ATGTCCACGTTTAACAAGCCCAGTGCGACCACTCGAACCATTCGCGCCCCGCGCGGCAACCAGCGCGTGTGCAATAGCTGGGCCGCCGAAGCCGCCATGCGCATGCTGATGAACAATCTGGATGCGGAAGTGGCGGAGCGCCCGCAGGACTTGGTCGTGTACGGCGGTCGCGGCCAGGCCGCCCGCAACTGGGAATGTTTCGACGCGATCATCGCGGCGCTCAAGTCGCTCGCCGTGGACGAGACGCTGCTGGTGCAGAGCGGCAAGCCGGTCGGAATCGTGCGCACGCAGGTCAACGCGCCGCGCGTGCTCATCGCCAATTCAAATCTTGTTCCGCACTGGGCCACGCAGGAGCACTTTGACGACCTCGCCGGCCGCGGCCTGATGATGTTCGGCCAGATGACTGCGGGAAGCTGGATCTACATCGGCACGCAGGGAATTCTGCAGGGCACATTCGAGACCTACGCCGAGTGCGCCCGCCAGCATTTTGGCGGCACTCTCAAAGGCACGCTGAACGTCACGGCGGGTTGCGGCGGCATGGGCGGGGCGCAGCCGCTGGCCATCACCATGAACGAGGGCACCTGCCTGCTCGCCGATGTGTGCATCGAGCGGCTGGAGAAACGCAAGCACGACCGCTACCTCGACGAGATTTTCACGGATCTCGACAAGGCGATCGACCGCGCCGTTGAATTGAAGAAGGCGAAGCAGGCAATCAGTGTGGGAGTTCTTGCCAACGCCGTTGATTTGCTCTCGCGGCTCAACGCACGCAAGATCATTCCCGAAACGCTGACCGACCAGACCAGCGCGCATGATCCGCTTGCCGGCTACTACCCGCACGGCATGACGCGCAAGGACGCCGACTCACTTCGCACGCGCGACCCCGCCGAGTATGTGCGCCGCAGCACCGCGAGCATGAAGGAGCACGTGCGATTGATGGTGGAATTCTCCCGCGCTGGCTCCAAGACTTTCGACTACGGCAACAACATTCGCCAGCGCGCCCACGACGCCGGCCTCGCGGACGCCTTCGCCTTCCCCGGTTTCGTGCCGGCCTACATCCGCCCGCAATTCTGCACGGGTCGCGGCCCCTTCCGCTGGGTCGCTCTCTCGGGCGATCCCGCTGACATCCGCGCCACCGACGAAGCCGTGCTGAAACTTTTTCCCAAGGACGAGACACTGGCCCGCTGGATCCGCATGGCGCAGGAGCGCGTCGCGTTCCAGGGCTTGCCCGCGCGCATCTGCTGGCTCGGCCTTGGCGAGCGGCACAAGGCCGGCCTGCGCTTCAACGAGATGGTCGCCAGCGGCGAAGTGAAGGCGCCGATCGTGATCGGACGCGACCACCTCGACTGCGGCAGCGTGGCCAGCCCCAACCGCGAGACCGAGGCCATGCTCGACGGCAGTGACGCGGTCAGCGACTGGCCGCTGTTGAACTTCGCGGTGAACATCGCCAGCGGCGCCAGCTGGACCAGCTTCCATCACGGCGGAGGAGTTGGTATTGGTTTCAGCCAGCACGCCGGACAAGTCGTCGTTGCCGACGGAACTCCGTTGGCCGCGCAGCAACTCGAGCGCGTTCTCACCAACGACCCAATGATGGGCGTCTTCCGCCACGTCGACGCGGGCTACGAACTGGCCAAGGAATGCGCCGCGAAACTTGGCGTGCAGATTCCAATGGATCGCTGA
- a CDS encoding TolC family protein yields MDDPDGTEQLRHAMDTAVARELVQAPAQDPLKAVSRENNEIFNALQKRRTQLDKLGPQVNTAGPGLELGADLYGKPYPEINLSLKDAIRIAVEHNLGTQVARLQQGVTQAELVAAQAAFDASIVANTQTNISNAPNQDIAAVGIPVDFMNQFRQWSFSSGIQAPLVTGGQFSATVGSLYSSLYPTSLYTPNPAWINTVQLGLSQPLLQGFGTDVNMASIRISRNNDRRSMQLLRSNLLSLCRDVEAAYWQVVVMRQRVVTAQWLVRVGIEVRDVLTKRRGFDATLANYADAVAKVEDRKSSVIRAQREVTAAVDRLKVLLNDPNFPVGDETMIVPTDFMVDEPLAYSLKDAIGTAVDQSPLITQALLAVDDASIRQVVADNGRLPSLNLTAQIQFQGMDQQNGNYGQAWSELGTANFMNYLIGANFSQPIGNRAPEANYRKSRLERSKTVIAYRAAIQQVIFLVKDSLRSIDAQYRLIEQTRAYRLAQAENMRALMLDEQTITSLSPEFLNLKFQRQNELASAQVQEVQSLADYNNAIASLWMNMGTGLQMNRIELRVFDPDPKDTGGAAKRDTANAANPSK; encoded by the coding sequence ATGGATGATCCCGATGGCACCGAGCAATTGCGGCACGCCATGGACACCGCCGTGGCCCGGGAATTGGTCCAGGCCCCGGCGCAGGATCCGCTCAAGGCCGTTTCCCGCGAGAACAACGAGATCTTCAACGCGCTGCAGAAGCGGCGCACGCAATTGGACAAGTTGGGGCCTCAGGTCAACACCGCCGGGCCGGGCCTGGAACTGGGGGCCGACCTCTACGGCAAGCCCTATCCCGAAATCAATCTTTCCCTGAAGGACGCGATCCGGATCGCCGTGGAGCACAACCTGGGCACACAGGTCGCGCGCCTGCAGCAGGGCGTGACGCAGGCGGAACTGGTGGCGGCCCAAGCAGCTTTCGACGCCTCGATCGTGGCCAACACGCAGACCAACATCTCCAACGCGCCCAACCAGGACATCGCAGCGGTGGGCATTCCGGTGGACTTCATGAATCAGTTCCGCCAGTGGAGTTTCTCCAGCGGCATCCAGGCGCCGCTGGTGACGGGCGGACAGTTCAGCGCCACAGTCGGCAGCCTCTATTCCAGCCTCTATCCCACCAGCCTCTACACGCCCAATCCGGCATGGATCAACACGGTGCAGCTGGGCCTGTCGCAGCCTCTTTTGCAGGGTTTCGGCACGGATGTGAACATGGCTTCGATCCGGATCTCGCGCAACAACGACCGCCGCAGCATGCAGCTGCTGCGCTCCAACCTGCTCTCGCTCTGCCGCGACGTGGAGGCCGCCTACTGGCAGGTGGTGGTGATGCGGCAGCGCGTGGTGACGGCGCAGTGGCTGGTGCGGGTGGGTATCGAGGTGCGCGACGTGCTGACCAAGCGGCGCGGCTTCGACGCCACGCTGGCCAACTACGCCGACGCCGTGGCCAAGGTGGAGGATCGCAAGAGTTCCGTGATCCGCGCCCAGCGCGAGGTCACCGCGGCGGTCGACCGCCTGAAGGTTTTGCTCAACGACCCGAATTTCCCGGTGGGCGACGAGACCATGATCGTGCCGACCGACTTCATGGTCGACGAGCCGCTGGCCTATTCGCTCAAGGACGCCATCGGCACCGCGGTCGACCAGAGCCCATTGATCACGCAGGCTTTGCTGGCGGTGGACGACGCCAGCATCCGCCAGGTGGTCGCCGACAACGGACGCCTTCCCTCGCTGAACCTGACGGCGCAGATCCAGTTCCAGGGCATGGACCAGCAGAACGGAAACTACGGCCAGGCGTGGAGCGAGCTGGGCACGGCCAACTTCATGAACTACCTGATCGGTGCCAACTTCAGCCAGCCCATCGGCAACCGCGCGCCGGAGGCGAACTACCGCAAGTCGCGGCTGGAGCGCTCCAAGACGGTCATCGCCTACCGGGCCGCGATCCAGCAGGTGATCTTCCTGGTGAAGGACTCGCTGCGCAGCATCGACGCGCAATACCGGCTGATCGAGCAGACCCGCGCCTACCGGCTGGCCCAGGCGGAGAACATGCGGGCGCTGATGCTCGACGAGCAGACCATCACCAGTCTCTCGCCGGAGTTCCTCAACCTGAAGTTCCAGCGGCAGAACGAGCTGGCCAGCGCCCAGGTGCAGGAGGTGCAGTCGCTGGCGGACTACAACAACGCGATTGCCTCGCTGTGGATGAACATGGGCACCGGGCTGCAGATGAACCGCATCGAGCTGCGCGTCTTCGATCCGGATCCGAAGGACACGGGCGGCGCCGCCAAGAGGGACACGGCCAATGCCGCGAATCCTTCCAAGTAA
- a CDS encoding threonylcarbamoyl-AMP synthase — MPRILPSNHEGIELAAQRIQSGGVVVFPTETVYGLGASTFSQDGLKQIYQIKGRPSDNPLIAHVLDAVEARTLVADWDLRCSRLAAKFWPGPLTMILHKTAEVPEEATASLNTIAVRSPMHPVARALLYAVDGPISAPSANRSGHVSPTTVEHVVGDFPEIEDLLVLEGGRANFGIESTVLDLTGEVPVIRRPGSITVESLTRVLGTVKVAHGIGQGVSPGTRLIHYAPKIPATLVPSNRLESFLSTLKEPAAVLTLDIARVAAPHVGIAMQADAKAYARMLYSKLREAELSGLAHIVIEEPMGQDGLWFAVLDRLRRAASSI, encoded by the coding sequence ATGCCGCGAATCCTTCCAAGTAACCACGAAGGCATCGAGCTCGCCGCCCAGCGCATTCAGAGCGGGGGCGTGGTGGTCTTCCCCACCGAGACCGTCTACGGGCTCGGGGCCAGCACGTTTTCGCAGGATGGCTTGAAGCAGATCTACCAGATCAAGGGGCGGCCCTCGGACAATCCGCTCATCGCGCATGTGCTGGACGCGGTGGAGGCACGCACGCTGGTGGCGGACTGGGATCTACGCTGCAGCCGCCTCGCCGCCAAATTCTGGCCGGGGCCGCTGACGATGATCCTGCACAAGACCGCCGAGGTTCCCGAAGAGGCGACCGCCAGCCTGAACACGATCGCGGTGCGCTCGCCGATGCATCCGGTGGCCCGCGCGCTGCTCTACGCCGTGGATGGGCCGATCAGCGCGCCCAGCGCCAACCGCTCGGGCCACGTCTCGCCGACCACCGTCGAGCATGTGGTCGGGGATTTTCCTGAGATTGAGGATCTGCTGGTGCTGGAGGGGGGCCGCGCAAATTTCGGCATCGAGAGCACTGTGTTGGATCTGACCGGGGAAGTTCCGGTGATCCGCAGGCCCGGCTCGATCACGGTGGAATCGCTAACGCGCGTTCTTGGAACTGTGAAGGTGGCGCATGGCATCGGCCAGGGAGTGAGCCCGGGGACGCGACTGATTCACTACGCGCCGAAAATCCCGGCAACGCTTGTGCCGTCGAACCGGCTGGAATCATTTCTGTCGACCTTGAAGGAGCCCGCGGCGGTGCTGACGCTGGACATCGCGCGAGTTGCCGCGCCGCACGTGGGCATTGCGATGCAGGCGGACGCCAAGGCCTATGCGCGGATGCTCTATTCGAAGTTGCGCGAGGCGGAGCTGTCGGGGCTGGCGCACATCGTCATCGAGGAGCCGATGGGCCAGGATGGTTTGTGGTTCGCGGTGCTCGATCGATTGCGCCGCGCGGCGTCGAGCATCTAG